The segment TCCGGTGTTGCTGATTGCGTAAGGATCGAGTGTCATACCAAAATTTACATTCATCTTTTGTTTAAACAATAGTGTACCACCGCTAACACGTAGTGGAGACCATTTTAATGAATCGGCAGTAATATCATAATTTGTTGAAAAATTCAGGTTGTTCAGCAACATTATTTTTTTAGGCTCTGTTTTGGTTGTATCTTTCTCGGTTACTTTAGCTTCAAAAGTATTACTCAAATTAAATCCTAAATTATTGGACATGTTTTTTCCCGGTGAACCAAAAATTCCGTTGTCAAATCGCGTGTACTCTTTTATCATGGTACCACTTCCGTCAGAATCGTAGGTGTCATAGTATTTTGAAAAACTTGGCGTATAACTATAAGTTACATTTGGACGCATTACGTGTCGGATTGCCTGTATTTTTTTCTTCTCACCAAAATTAAACGTTCCATAAACAGTTGTTCCTAATCCGGCGCTAAAGGAATAGGTTCTAAAGGCATCAAATCCTTGTACTTCATTATCAACGACTCTGTTCTGCGTTGGGTCATACTGACGTCTAATCGTTTTTAAATACCATACTTCATTGTAATTCATCGAAGTTGTGGCACTAAGATATTTAAAGACTTTAAAGTTTGTACTCAGCGGAATAGAGTGTTGAAAACCAGTTTTAGCATCCCTGAACATTTGCGGTTTAAAGAAAAGCGAATCGGTAGTCTGAATTCTGTTTTCACCTCTTAAGTTGTATTGTAAATTGATATTCTTAAAGAAGCCCTTTTTTGTTCCGTCTTTTGGTGCAAAAGGATACATTCGGTCAACACTCACTTGCAAAGTAGGCAAGGTCATGTTAATTTGTTCTGTGTTTGTATTTTGCGAATGTGTAGCTGTTATAGACATATTCACTTGTGGCACAGAGTTGAATGTTTTAGAATAAGAAATCGAAGAGCTCAGGGTGTTGTTCAATCTTGAACCTACGTTAACCTGATTGATAGAATTGATAAAATATTTACTGCTTCCAAGATTTACCGAAGCTGAAAAACGAGAGTTCGGATTTGATTTAGAATCTTTGGAATGTGACCATTGGATGTTGTAAATGTTAGTTCTCGAATAATCAGGATAACCTCTTTCGCTATTGATTAGGTTTTCAAAACGGATATTTACATTTCCAAAAAATTTATATTTCTTGGCATAGGACGATTCGAAACGCATGGCATAACTTCCGTTGGTGTAATAATCACCAAGAACGGCAAGGTCGTAGTTATCGCTTAACGCAAAATAATAACCACCATTTTGCAATGAAAAACCTCTGGTGTTACTGTCGTTATAATTTGGAACAATTATTCCGGAACGGCTTTTCTCTGACATTGGAAAGAAAGCAAATGGCAAAGCTAAAGGTGTTGGAACATCGGCAATAACCATATTGGTAAATCCTACTACCACTTTTTTCCCTGGTACTAATTTTACTTTATTGGTTTGAAAATAATATTCAGGGTCTTCTATGTCTTGCGCTGTGGTAAATCGCGCTTTTTTCATAAAGTAAACGGAGTCGTTTTCTTTTTTTGTGATTTCGGCTTTTACTTTAAACTCACCCTGGTCTGTTCTTGAATTCCAAACCAACGCTTTTTTAGTTTTAAAATTAAACCGGATAGAATCGGGTTCGACAACATTACTTCCTTGTTTAAAAAGAGGTCTTTGTGTATAAACTCCGGCAGAGTCTTTTATCCTTCCGGCATAAACTTCATTTTTATCATAATCAATGACAATGATTCCCGATTTCAGTTCAATATCCTGATAATAAACTTCAGCCTGATTGTAGAGTGTGATTAGCTTTTTCTTTTGGTCAAACTTTTCGTAGTCAACTGCTTTACGTTTTATCTTATCTTCCAATAAAGGCTTTTTCTTGATGCTGTCAGGTACTTTAACTTCGGTTACTTCTAAGACAGGTTCTGTAGTTTTTTCAGGTGTAGTTTGCTGATTTTTAGGAGGGAAAGAAGTGGTTTGCTTCGGACCATCTTGTGAATATATTTTTGCGTTTCCCAGTGTTAGGAAAATTGTTAAAAAAACGATATAAAATAAGTTTCTTTGCAAAGGTTTAATACTATTTTTGTAGAAATATGGCTTGATTTTTGACGAGGCAAACTTACACAATATTTCCGGTCAAAAATAAGGAAATATTGGTATTATAACCTTTCGGTTTTAATTAAAATTAACTTTTGAGTTTATGAGATTTTTAAATAGCATAAAAACCTGTTTTACAGTGCTTTTCTTTTTTAGTATGCTGAATGTTTTCGGACAATCAGATGCTAATAAGTTTTCGATAGTATTGGATGCAGGTCATGGTGGAAAGGATCCCGGGAATTCCTATCACGGATATGTTGAAAAAGACATTGCTCTAAAGACCACTCTTAAAGTGGGTAAATTTCTTGAAAGAGAAAAGGATTTTGCAGTGACCTATACCCGTAAAACTGACGAATTCATAGAATTGGTTAACCGTCCAAAAATTGCCAACAAGATTGATGCTAATTTATTTGTTTCCATTCATTGCAATTCGGTTAAGAACTTTGAACCTGCCGGAACAGAAACATTTGTAATGGGACTTTCAAGAACCGATATGAACCTGGAAGTTGCCAAAAAAGAAAACTCAGTTATATTACTGGAAGATAATTACAAAAAAAATTATCAGGGATTTGACCCAAGTAAACCGGAAAATTTGATAGGATTGCAAATAATCCAGGAAGAGAATTTGTATAGCAGCATTAGCCTTGCCACAACCATTCAGGACAATTTCACCAATCGTTTAAACAGAAAAACAAGAGGGGTAAAGCAACAACCTTTATGGGTTTTAGATGCCGCCAAAATGCCGGGTGTTTTGATTGAGTTAGGTTTCTTATCCAATAAAGAAGAAGGTGAATATCTAAATTCTGATGAAGGGCAAACCGAAATGGCACGCCAGATAGCAAACGCTATTATTCATTATAAAAAAATGTACTTCAATGAAACTTTAACCGAAGAAGATATAAAGGACATTGATAAAAAATATGCCGAACAAAAGGAAATTGCGGATTCCGTAATTACGAAACCTGATGACTCGAGCCCAAAGGGCGAACAGGCAAAGCAAACTGTAAAAGCGGAACCTGGTCAGGTATTATATAAAATTCAGCTCTTTGCCAGTTCCAAAAGGAAAGACTTACATTCAAGTGATTTCAAGGGATTAAAAGATATTTCGTTTACATTTGAAAACAATCTATACCGTTATTATTACGGTAAGTCATATGATTTAGAGTATACGAGAAAAATGTATAGTGAAGCCAAAAATCATGGTTTTAAGGATGCATTTATTGTCATGTTTGCCGATGGAAAAGCGTCAGCTTTAAAATAATTAATTAAGTAGATTTTGAAACTAATAAAACAACTAAGGATAATAACAATAGCAGCGTTTGCTATTTTGTTTTTTTCTAATACAGCCCATTCTCAAAAATTTAAAGTAACACTCGATGCAGGTCATGGCGATCATGATTATGGCGCCGTGTATCATGGGCATATTGAAAAAAATATTGCTTTAGCAGTAGTATTAAAAGTCGGTAAACTATTAGAGAAAACTTCCGGTATTGATGTAATTTATACCCGAAAAGGAGATCAGTTTATTGATTTGGTTGAGCGTGCTAATATAGCCAACAGAGCTGATGCCGATATTTTTGTTTCCATACATTGTAATGCGAATGCAAACAACGCTGCAGATGGTTGTGAAACGTATGTAATGGGTATGTCTAAAAATGCTTCCAATCTTGAAGCGGCGAAACGAGAGAACTCGGTTGTAACTTTAGAGAAAGATTACAAACAAAAATATGAAGGTTTCGACCCAAAATCTCCTGAATCTTTTGCCGGAATGATTATGGCTCAGGAATTATATTTAGATCAGAGTATTGCCCTAGCGGGAAAAGTCCAGGCACAGTTTATTGGAATAGGCAAGAAAAGCCGTGGCGTTAAGCAAGCACCTTATATGGTTTTGCACAAAGCGTACATGCCAAGAGTTTTGATAGAAATGGGTTTTATTTCCAATCAGGCTGAAGGGGCAAAACTTGATTCAGAAGTAGGACAGCAGGAAATAGCGGAATCTATTGCCAATGCGATTATCGGTTACAAAAAAGAATATTTTGGCACCAGTGATAATGATAATACTATCAAGCCATCACAACAAATGGAAGAAGTGAAAAAGCCAGATACAATCGCTAAAAAGCCAACAGTAAAAATACCTGAGGGTAAAAAACCGGAGCCAAAATTGGAGCCAAAACCGGAAGTGGTAACATCTGGAGTAGCTTCATTCAAAGTACAGCTTTCAGCTAGTGGGACAAAATTAGAGACGATTCCAAGTAATTTCAAGGGTTTAAGTAATATTTCTGTTTCAGCGGAAGGGAATTTATACAAATACATGTATGGAGAAACGACCAATTATGAAGAAGCAAAACGACTATTAGCCGAAGCCAAAGCCAAAGGATATTCATCAGCCTTTTTAATTGCTTTTAAAAATGGTAAGAAAGTATCAGTTCAGGACGCATTAAAGCAATAATAACAAGGAGTTTTAATTATTTATTTTAACTTTGCCACTCGAGTCTCGTCCTAAAGACGAGACGAACAGTACAAAATAAAAAAAAAGATTTACATTGAAAATCACTAGAGAAATCAAGACTGCAATTTTAGTAATTGCATCTATTTTATTATTTATTTGGGGTTATAGCTTTTTAAAAGGCAGAGACTTACTTACTGATTATAAAACATTCTACGTTCAATATGACAATGTTGAGGGTTTGGTTAATTCGGCACCTATAACAATCAACGGACTTAACGTTGGAAAAGTCAGCGAAATAAAATTCTTAGGTACGACAGGCAAAATCCAAGTGTCATTACAAATCAAATCTGATTTTCCTTTTTCAAAATCAAGTATTGCTTCTATCTACGAACCAGGTTTAATTGGAGGCAAGCAAATTATGATTACGCCTAATTTTGAAGATAAATCGGTTGCCGAATCTGGAATCACTTTACAAGGTGATGTAAAACCGGGTTTAACTTCATTGGTAGCAGAACGATTAACACCACTTCAGGAAAAAGTCGAAAAAATGGTAGTTTCTGCGGATGCGCTTCTTAAAAATGTAAACTCTGTTTTGGATTCCAAAACCAAAGCGAATCTAAAAAGCAGCATTGCCAATCTTGACGAAACTTTAGCCGAATTCAAAGTGGCTTCCAAATCAGTAAACGAAATGTTAGCTGAAAACAAAGGAAAAATCAACTCAACCATGGCAAATGTGGATAAAGCATCCGCTAATTTTGCTAAAATATCGGATTCGATTTCTAAAGCAAACATTGGTAAAACGGTTAAAAGTTTAGAAAAAACATTAGCAAGCGTTGATAAAATAATGGCTGACGTTCAATCGGGTAAAGGGACTTTAGGGAAACTTGCCAAAGATGAAACGATGTATACTAACTTATCCAAATCATCAAAAGAATTGGAATTGTTACTGCAGGATTTTCGTTTAAATCCAACGCGTTATGTAAACGTATCGCTCTTCGGAAAGAAGAACAAACCTTATAAAGCACCCGTAAACGATACTATTAAAAAGAAGTAAAGTGTAAGCCATGATGTATATCGACAACATACTTTTTGCTATCATCCTTATTGCGGGAATTGGTTTTTTTGCTAAAAATGTAAAGAAACTAAAGCGCAACATTAATCTTGGTCATGATGTTAACCGCACTGATAATCCATCAGCACGCTGGAAAAACATGGCAATGATTGCGTTGGGACAATCCAAAATGGTAAAACGTCCGGTTGCGGGATTGCTACATATTATAGTATACGCCGGCTTTATCATTATCAACATTGAAGTACTTGAAATCATTATTGACGGACTTTTCGGAACACACCGAGTATTTTCATTCCTTGGTGGATTTTATGGTTTCTTAATTGGTTCTTTTGAAATCCTTGCGTTATTGGTTTTAATAGCCGTAATTGTTTTTTGGATTCGAAGAAATATTATCCGATTAAAGCGTTTCGCCAGTTCCGATTTGAAAGGCGCGCCAAAAAGAGATGCTGATACGATTCTGTATTTCGAAATGGTTTTGATGTCGTTGTTCCTACTTATGAACGCAACCGATTTGCATTTTCAGGCAATGAATTCCGGAAACATCATTTCACAATATATTAATCCTTGGTTTACTTCATTAGATTTGGCTCAAGTTGAAGCTATTGAACTAACAGCTTGGTGGATGCATATTATAGGAATCTTGGTCTTCCTGAATTATTTATACTATTCAAAACACCTGCATATTCTTTTGGCTTTTCCAAATACGTATTTTGCCGATTTGAATGCTAAAGGAAAATTCGATAATCTGGAAAGTGTTACCAAAGAAGTAAAACTGATGATGGATCCAAATGCCGATCCATTTGCAGCGCAACCTGTTGATGAAAACGCGGTTCCGGGTAAATTTGGAGCTTCTGATGTACAGGATTTGAATTGGGTACAATTGCTAAATGCCTACACTTGTACCGAATGTGGTCGTTGTACTTCATCCTGTCCGGCAAATCAAACCGGGAAAAAATTATCGCCACGTAAAATCATGATGGATACGCGTGACCGAATGGAAGAAGTGGGAAGAAATATGGATGCCAACAAAGGAGTTTTTGTTCCGGATAATAAATCGTTACTGAATGATTATATAACGGCAGAAGAGCTTTGGGCGTGTACATCTTGTAATGCTTGTGTAGAAGAATGTCCGGTAAATATCAGCCCGTTGTCAATTATCATGGATATGAGACGCTATTTGGTAATGGAGCAAAGTGCTGCGCCACAATCGTTGAATGCAATGATGACCAATATTGAGAACAACGGCGCACCATGGCAATACAACCAACAAGACCGATTAAATTGGAAAAATGAATAATAACTGAATCAGGATGTGATTTATCGCATCTATTAAAATAAAAACAAATGACCAAAAATGTGAGGCTTGGGAATTTGTCAAATGAATGTGAAATATTAAAAAATTTAGAAAAAAAATGAAAGCGGAAGACATTGAAAAAAACTTGCAAAGTATTACCGAAAACGGCCAACATTTAAGCCCGATTTTACCTGAAGGAATTAAGAATTATTTAATCGATATTGACGGAACTGTTTGCGACGATATTCCAAACGAAGAGCCGGAAAGAATGCTGACTGCAGAGGTTTATCCTGATGCATTAGTTACGTTAAACAAATGGTTTGACGAAGGTCACATTATATTCTTCTTTACTTCAAGAACAGAAGCACACAGAGAATATACCGAGATTTGGTTGAAAAAACATGGTTTCAAATATCACGGAATTCTATTCGGAAAACCACGTGGAGGAAATTACCACTGGATTGACAATCACTTGGTAAAAGCAACCCGTTACAGAGGAAAGTTCACCAATTTGATAGAAAAAGAAGTTACCATTCAGGTGTTCGATGACGAGCATCACGACTAGGTAATTCGTGGATTTGGTTATTTGTTGATTTGAATTTTCAAATAACCGAATAACCGCATAACCGTATAAACATTAAAAAATGTCAGAAGTATTAAATGTGCCAACCATGGCAGAAATGATGGCTCAAGGCAAACAACCCGAAGTACTGTTTTGGGTTGGTTGTGCCGGTAGTTTTGACGACAGAGCAAAGAAAATCACCAAGGCATTTGTGCGTATTTTAAATCGTGCGAATGTCGAGTTTGCTGTTTTGGGTACTGAAGAAAGTTGTACCGGTGATCCGGCAAAACGTGCGGGAAATGAGTTTTTGTTCCAAATGCAGGCGATGATGAATATCGAAGTGCTGAATGCCTACGAAGCTAAAAAAATTGTTACTGCCTGTCCGCATTGTTTTAATACCCTGAAAAACGAATACCCTGAATTGGGCGGAACCTACGAAGTTGTACATCACACTGAATTCCTAAAACAATTATTAGATTCAGGAAGATTGACTATTGAAGGTGGACAATTCAAAGGAAAAAGAATTACGTTTCACGATCCATGTTATCTTGGAAGAGCAAATAATGTGTACGAAGCACCAAGGGATTTAATCCAAAAACTGGATGCTGAGTTGGTAGAAATGAAACGCTCAAAAGCTAACGGTTTATGTTGTGGTGCCGGTGGTGCCCAAATGTTCAAAGAACCGGAACCGGGAAACAAAGACATCAACGTAGAAAGAACCGAAGATGCCTTGGAAACCAAACCCGAAATAATTGCGGCTGGTTGCCCATTTTGTAATACGATGATGACGGATGGTGTTAAAGCCAAAGAGCAGGAAGCGAATGTTAAGGTAATGGACGTGGCTGAATTAATCGCTAACGCACAGGATTTATAGTCTGATTAATGAATTTGAAAACAAAGATTATATTTTGTATTTGTTGTTTTGCTTTTTTTGTTTCTAATGCGCAATCCGTTTCAGATACAATTCCGAGTCAAAAAAAGGATTCTATTCAGTTAAAATTCAAGTATAAAAGCCTAATCATTCCGGCTGTTTTTATTGGTTACGGGATTTTTGGATTGGAAAGTGGTCAGATTAAGGGTTTCAATTCCGGTATTAGTACTGAGGTTACAGAAGACATTGATAAGAAGACATCCATTGACGATTTTTCACAATATGCACCAATTGCAGCTTTCTATGGTTTAAGCCCTCTTGGAGTAAAAAGTAAAAATAATTTTAAGGATAAAACGATAATCTTTGCGACATCTTATCTTTTAATGGGATTGACTGTTAATGCCTTTAAAAAGACAGCTTCTGTAGAAAGACCGGATGGAAGCAGCCTTAATTCATTTCCTTCAGGACATACAGCAACTGCCTTTTTGGGAGCCGAATTAATGATGCAGGAATATAAAAATGAATCGGTTTGGTACGGAATTTCAGGCTATATTGTAGCTGCAGGAACCGGAGCTTTCCGAATGTATAATAACCGACATTGGCTTACCGACGTTGCAGCCGGAGCCGGAATAGGAATTCTTAGTGCTAAAGCTGGTTATTGGTTATATCCAATTACAAGCAAATGGTTCACAAAAAAGAACTCGACAAATACTAAAACAGCAATGATTCCGTTTTATAATGGAAAGACAACCGGTTTTGCATTTGTAAAAACATTTTAATTAAAATTATGTATATCCCTTTTGAAAATTTACCTGAAGACTCTAAAATTTGGATTTACCAATCTAATAGAAAATTTTCAGACGATGAAATGACTGAAATCGAAAATGATTTAAAAGCATTTGTCGAAAATTGGTCAGCGCACGGAACTGGATTAGAAGCTTCATATTTATTGAAATACAATCGTTTCATCATTCTTGCTGTCAATCAGGAAGTGCAACAGGCAACGGGTTGTTCTATCGATTCTTCTGTGAATTTTATTCAAAATCTGGAACAAAAATACGAAGTTGATTTGTTGGATAAAATGAATGTGACGTTTAAAAACGGAGAACACATTGCGCATAAATCGTTGATTGATTTTAAACGAATGGCTAAAGAAAAAGCCGTGACCGCCAATACCATTGTTTTTAACAATTTGGTGAATAGTATCGAAGAATTTAACGAAAACTGGGAAGTTCCTGCTGGCGAAAGCTGGCACAGCCGTTTCTTTTAAGCCCTAAATTCTATGAAAAGGTTATTAGTCAGTATAGGTTTATGCACAGGATTGCTGTTTTTGGTTACGAATTGTTCGTCAACTAAAAATAAGCAAACAGCTGTTGTTCCTGTAGCTGAACCGACGCCTGAAGTAGTTGTTCCAATAGATGAAACTGTTTATCATCCACATCCCAGAAAGAACTTTTTCCCTGAAACTGATATCGAAACACGTTGGGTTGACAGTATTTATAATCAAATGTCTTTTGATGAAAAAGTAGGACAACTATTTATGGTTGCTGCCTATTCTAATAAAGATGCCGCTCACGTTGCCGATGTTGAAAAGTTGGTTACCGAGAATAAAGTCGGTGGATTAATCTTTTTTCAAGGCGGACCAATGCGTCAGGCACGCCTAACTAATAAATACCAATCACTTGCTAAAGTTCCTTTGTTTATTGGTATTGACGCCGAATGGGGTTTGAGCATGCGAATCGATTCAACCTTCCGTTTTCCGTTTAACATGACTTTGGGAGCCATCAAAGACTTGAAATTGGTTGAGAAAGTAGGAACAAGTTTGGCTAAGGAAAGCAAAAGAATGGGAATTCATTTCAACTTTGCGCCGGTTTTAGATATCAATACCAATCCAAAAAACCCAATTATTGGGTATCGTTCTTTTGGTGAAAATAAAGTTAGTGTTACGGAACACGCTATTGCCTTAATGAATGGCGCACAAGGTCAGGGAGTTTTTTCTACAGGAAAGCATTTTCCGGGTCACGGAGATACAGCAACCGATTCGCATACTTCTTTGCCAACCGTTAATGCTACTTTAGATCATTTAGATAAAGTAGAATTGTATCCCTACAAGCGAATGTTTGATGAAGGTTTGGTTTCGGTAATGGTAGCGCATTTGAATGTTCCTAGTTTGGAGCCAAGAGAAGGTTATCCAACTTCTATTTCCTATGATGTTGTTACCAAATTGCTTAAAAAGGATTTAGCTTTTGATGGACTTATTTTTACTGATGCCTTAAATATGAAAGGTGCAGCCAATTTCAGAGCTCCAGGCGATATTGATCTGGAAGCTTTTATGGCGGGAAATGATATTTTACTTTTTGCAGAAAATGTACCGCTTGCCGTAGAAAAAATTTGTGTGGCGTATCAGGACAGTCTTATTTCAGATGAAAGACTGGCGCAATCAGTAAAGAAGATTTTACGCTATAAATTCAAAGCAGGATTGAACAACTACAAACCTATTGAAGGCATCAATTTGTATAACGATTTGAATCCGAAATCGAATGAAACGCTGCAGTATGAATTGTATGAGAATGCGGTTACCGTTGTAAAAAATGATGGAAATATTCTTCCAATTAGAAACCTGAATCAGAAAATTGCCTATGTAAAATTAGGTGATGACACCAACAGCTCGTTTGTCACTACTTTAAAGAAATATACCGAAGTCACCGAAGTTGCTGATGCCAATATTGACAGCTTAATGGTTAAGTTAACCGATTATGAAACCGTAATCATTGGTTACCACAAATCGGATAAATCCTGGTGGAAAGCACCTGAACTAACAGTGCCTGAATTACAGGTAATTGATTCGATTGCCTCCAAAAAGAAAGTGATCATCGATTGTTTTGCCAAACCGTATTCCTTATCAAGAATTTTGAATTTTAATGAAATACCGGGTGTAATTGTATCCTATCAAAATGGAAACATAGCACAGGAAGTTTCGGCCGAATTGATTTTTGGAGCGATTGATGCCAAAGGATTGCTTCCGGTTTCTATCAATAGTTCATTAAAGGCTGGCGATGGAATCACTACTCAAAAACTCAACCGATTGGGTTTTGCAACTCCGGAAAGTGTTGGTATGAGTTCAGAAAAACTGAAGCAGATTGAAACCTATGCACAAAAAGCCATTGATGGAAAGATGACACCAGGTATGCAGGTTTTGGTCGCCAGAAAAGGGAAAGTCATTTATCAAAAATCTTTTGGAAAACAAACCTATGAAGGCGATGTTAGAGTGAAGAACAGCGATTTGTATGATGTAGCATCGGTAACCAAAATGGTCGCTACTTTGCCAAATGTGATGCAGGTTTACGACCAAAAGAAAGTGACACTTGAAACTACTTTAGGCGAAATGTTGCCAATATTCAAAGGTTCGAACAAGCAGAAAATTACGTTTAAAGAATTGTTGTCGCACTATGGCAGAATGCAGGCGTGGATTCCG is part of the Flavobacterium sangjuense genome and harbors:
- a CDS encoding (Fe-S)-binding protein; its protein translation is MSEVLNVPTMAEMMAQGKQPEVLFWVGCAGSFDDRAKKITKAFVRILNRANVEFAVLGTEESCTGDPAKRAGNEFLFQMQAMMNIEVLNAYEAKKIVTACPHCFNTLKNEYPELGGTYEVVHHTEFLKQLLDSGRLTIEGGQFKGKRITFHDPCYLGRANNVYEAPRDLIQKLDAELVEMKRSKANGLCCGAGGAQMFKEPEPGNKDINVERTEDALETKPEIIAAGCPFCNTMMTDGVKAKEQEANVKVMDVAELIANAQDL
- a CDS encoding ABC transporter ATPase, which encodes MYIPFENLPEDSKIWIYQSNRKFSDDEMTEIENDLKAFVENWSAHGTGLEASYLLKYNRFIILAVNQEVQQATGCSIDSSVNFIQNLEQKYEVDLLDKMNVTFKNGEHIAHKSLIDFKRMAKEKAVTANTIVFNNLVNSIEEFNENWEVPAGESWHSRFF
- a CDS encoding putative LPS assembly protein LptD, which codes for MQRNLFYIVFLTIFLTLGNAKIYSQDGPKQTTSFPPKNQQTTPEKTTEPVLEVTEVKVPDSIKKKPLLEDKIKRKAVDYEKFDQKKKLITLYNQAEVYYQDIELKSGIIVIDYDKNEVYAGRIKDSAGVYTQRPLFKQGSNVVEPDSIRFNFKTKKALVWNSRTDQGEFKVKAEITKKENDSVYFMKKARFTTAQDIEDPEYYFQTNKVKLVPGKKVVVGFTNMVIADVPTPLALPFAFFPMSEKSRSGIIVPNYNDSNTRGFSLQNGGYYFALSDNYDLAVLGDYYTNGSYAMRFESSYAKKYKFFGNVNIRFENLINSERGYPDYSRTNIYNIQWSHSKDSKSNPNSRFSASVNLGSSKYFINSINQVNVGSRLNNTLSSSISYSKTFNSVPQVNMSITATHSQNTNTEQINMTLPTLQVSVDRMYPFAPKDGTKKGFFKNINLQYNLRGENRIQTTDSLFFKPQMFRDAKTGFQHSIPLSTNFKVFKYLSATTSMNYNEVWYLKTIRRQYDPTQNRVVDNEVQGFDAFRTYSFSAGLGTTVYGTFNFGEKKKIQAIRHVMRPNVTYSYTPSFSKYYDTYDSDGSGTMIKEYTRFDNGIFGSPGKNMSNNLGFNLSNTFEAKVTEKDTTKTEPKKIMLLNNLNFSTNYDITADSLKWSPLRVSGGTLLFKQKMNVNFGMTLDPYAISNTGRRIDTWNIDNGGSLFRMTSANMTLNYAFSSDDGNDAENKNSQGERNGGREDDLFGSNTDLSDRRQSQFGDDDDKKDNASNELFKYKLPWNVTLAYSLTYSNNNRQKKITGNSLMVSMNTDLTPKWKIGASTGYDFVQKGVTFTQLRFERDLLSWRMDFNWVPFGDNPYWGFFIGIKSGVLSDIKWDKRNQADKTLR
- a CDS encoding LNS2 domain-containing protein; the encoded protein is MKAEDIEKNLQSITENGQHLSPILPEGIKNYLIDIDGTVCDDIPNEEPERMLTAEVYPDALVTLNKWFDEGHIIFFFTSRTEAHREYTEIWLKKHGFKYHGILFGKPRGGNYHWIDNHLVKATRYRGKFTNLIEKEVTIQVFDDEHHD
- a CDS encoding N-acetylmuramoyl-L-alanine amidase family protein: MKLIKQLRIITIAAFAILFFSNTAHSQKFKVTLDAGHGDHDYGAVYHGHIEKNIALAVVLKVGKLLEKTSGIDVIYTRKGDQFIDLVERANIANRADADIFVSIHCNANANNAADGCETYVMGMSKNASNLEAAKRENSVVTLEKDYKQKYEGFDPKSPESFAGMIMAQELYLDQSIALAGKVQAQFIGIGKKSRGVKQAPYMVLHKAYMPRVLIEMGFISNQAEGAKLDSEVGQQEIAESIANAIIGYKKEYFGTSDNDNTIKPSQQMEEVKKPDTIAKKPTVKIPEGKKPEPKLEPKPEVVTSGVASFKVQLSASGTKLETIPSNFKGLSNISVSAEGNLYKYMYGETTNYEEAKRLLAEAKAKGYSSAFLIAFKNGKKVSVQDALKQ
- a CDS encoding phosphatase PAP2 family protein, whose translation is MNLKTKIIFCICCFAFFVSNAQSVSDTIPSQKKDSIQLKFKYKSLIIPAVFIGYGIFGLESGQIKGFNSGISTEVTEDIDKKTSIDDFSQYAPIAAFYGLSPLGVKSKNNFKDKTIIFATSYLLMGLTVNAFKKTASVERPDGSSLNSFPSGHTATAFLGAELMMQEYKNESVWYGISGYIVAAGTGAFRMYNNRHWLTDVAAGAGIGILSAKAGYWLYPITSKWFTKKNSTNTKTAMIPFYNGKTTGFAFVKTF
- a CDS encoding N-acetylmuramoyl-L-alanine amidase family protein, whose product is MRFLNSIKTCFTVLFFFSMLNVFGQSDANKFSIVLDAGHGGKDPGNSYHGYVEKDIALKTTLKVGKFLEREKDFAVTYTRKTDEFIELVNRPKIANKIDANLFVSIHCNSVKNFEPAGTETFVMGLSRTDMNLEVAKKENSVILLEDNYKKNYQGFDPSKPENLIGLQIIQEENLYSSISLATTIQDNFTNRLNRKTRGVKQQPLWVLDAAKMPGVLIELGFLSNKEEGEYLNSDEGQTEMARQIANAIIHYKKMYFNETLTEEDIKDIDKKYAEQKEIADSVITKPDDSSPKGEQAKQTVKAEPGQVLYKIQLFASSKRKDLHSSDFKGLKDISFTFENNLYRYYYGKSYDLEYTRKMYSEAKNHGFKDAFIVMFADGKASALK
- a CDS encoding (Fe-S)-binding protein, encoding MMYIDNILFAIILIAGIGFFAKNVKKLKRNINLGHDVNRTDNPSARWKNMAMIALGQSKMVKRPVAGLLHIIVYAGFIIINIEVLEIIIDGLFGTHRVFSFLGGFYGFLIGSFEILALLVLIAVIVFWIRRNIIRLKRFASSDLKGAPKRDADTILYFEMVLMSLFLLMNATDLHFQAMNSGNIISQYINPWFTSLDLAQVEAIELTAWWMHIIGILVFLNYLYYSKHLHILLAFPNTYFADLNAKGKFDNLESVTKEVKLMMDPNADPFAAQPVDENAVPGKFGASDVQDLNWVQLLNAYTCTECGRCTSSCPANQTGKKLSPRKIMMDTRDRMEEVGRNMDANKGVFVPDNKSLLNDYITAEELWACTSCNACVEECPVNISPLSIIMDMRRYLVMEQSAAPQSLNAMMTNIENNGAPWQYNQQDRLNWKNE
- a CDS encoding MlaD family protein; amino-acid sequence: MKITREIKTAILVIASILLFIWGYSFLKGRDLLTDYKTFYVQYDNVEGLVNSAPITINGLNVGKVSEIKFLGTTGKIQVSLQIKSDFPFSKSSIASIYEPGLIGGKQIMITPNFEDKSVAESGITLQGDVKPGLTSLVAERLTPLQEKVEKMVVSADALLKNVNSVLDSKTKANLKSSIANLDETLAEFKVASKSVNEMLAENKGKINSTMANVDKASANFAKISDSISKANIGKTVKSLEKTLASVDKIMADVQSGKGTLGKLAKDETMYTNLSKSSKELELLLQDFRLNPTRYVNVSLFGKKNKPYKAPVNDTIKKK